A section of the Phycodurus eques isolate BA_2022a chromosome 4, UOR_Pequ_1.1, whole genome shotgun sequence genome encodes:
- the LOC133401967 gene encoding uncharacterized protein LOC133401967 encodes MMWKKKTKEAAIGFALGAVGGFIMGATEEPVDRTLSAMTSASQLKPLIDDIKTVGALGLGTLMGASALTIAMTSVVAGVIMAAAVSSVFVTTRSCGTTQKNYANLWASAGLAGALGTTLSGATLGFFIEMIVNNSGMIGLLCALSIFSILKPPLRFVFNVLWKQGEACCTQGSVVWETERKELEISDLEQRERVAVQIEERILTINNGRNTVETEDMMTWATERKLREKLERKKTEAEEAQIKQRTLQDWIKTVMVKYVDFLAFSGIPMTVVAVVTSLFGLFGYGGHHYVFIALIVLVAVIGYLILKSSDLKFWMLIGSMGMLATFVIAMLTVQAGDEVNKTAMNLRGQPQDVNGKSINDRMTDRCSREALKTAIIGAKLCQLSLGAAVGGPLVRHAGGGGKVIVGAAIVALGLLGGVEILSPVLGKGGEAGALLGVVGTCGVSVGAVAAMAGQCSSWPRTLGAITGVIIGTLAMGKLHIVMIGVQVIVAYIFAMNNAL; translated from the exons Atgatgtggaagaaaaaaacga AGGAAGCAGCTATAGGTTTTGCACTGGGAGCAGTGGGAGGCTTCATAATGGGAGCCACAGAAGAGCCTGTCGACAGGACCTTGTCTGCGATGACTTCAGCGAGTCAACTGAAGCCACTGATTGACGATATCAAGACTGTGGGTGCTCTCGGACTAGGGACTCTCATGGGAGCTTCCGCACTGACCATCGCCATGACCTCAGTTGTAGCTGGTGTTATAATGGCAGCAGCAGTATCTTCGGTGTTCGTCACCACAAGGAGTTGTGGGACAACTCAGAAGAACTATGCAAACTTGTGGGCTTCTGCAGGACTTGCCGGTGCCCTCGGGACCACACTCAGTGGAGCCACACTtggtttttttattgaaatgattGTGAATAATTCTGGCATGATTGGTCTTTTGTGTGCGCTGTCCATTTTCAGCATCCTCAAACCACCTCTGCGCTTTGTATTTAACGTCCTCTGGAAACAAGGAGAGGCCTGTTGCACTCAAGGATCTGTGGTTTGGGAAACAGAAAGGAAAGAGTTAGAGATTTCAGATTTAGAGCAGAGAGAAAGGGTGGCTGTGCAAATAGAAGAGAGGATCCTGACAATAAATAATGGGAGGAACACCGTTGAGACAGAAGACATGATGACTTGGGCCACTGAACGGAAGTTGAGAGAAAAATTAGAGAGGAAGAAGACTGAGGCTGAAGAAGCACAGATCAAACAACGGACCCTTCAAGACTGGATAAAAACTGTGATGGTCAAATATGTGGACTTCTTGGCTTTCTCAGGGATTCCAATGACTGTGGTTGCTGTTGTAACATCACTATTTGGCTTGTTTGGGTATGGAGGCCACCATTATGTGTTCATTGCACTTATAGTTTTAGTAGCAGTCATTGGCTATTTGATTCTGAAGTCATCAGATTTAAAGTTCTGGATGTTGATCGGAAGCATGGGAATGCTCGCAACATTTGTAATTGCCATGCTCACTGTACAAGCCGGAGACGAGGTCAATAAGACTGCCATGAATCTGAGAGGGCAACCACAGGATGTAAACGGTAAAAGCATCAACGATCGCATGACTGACCGTTGTTCTCGAGAAGCTTTGAAAACAGCAATTATTGGAGCAAAACTCTGCCAGCTCAGCTTGGGAGCCGCTGTTGGGGGGCCCCTGGTAAGGCATGCAGGTGGAGGGGGCAAGGTCATTGTAGGGGCTGCAATAGTGGCCTTGGGTTTACTAGGTGGAGTGGAGATTTTATCTCCAGTACTGGGAAAGGGGGGGGAAGCCGGAGCCTTGCTGGGGGTGGTGGGTACTTGTGGGGTGTCTGTGGGTGCAGTGGCAGCCATGGCAGGACAGTGTTCTTCATGGCCACGCACTTTGGGAGCCATAACAGGTGTGATTATTGGCACATTAGCCATGGGTAAACTGCATATTGTCATGATAGGAGTACAAGTTATTGTTGCCTACATATTTGCTATGAATAATGCTTTGTGA
- the rrp15 gene encoding RRP15-like protein, with amino-acid sequence MAAVVGTHVRIMGDSDYTDSHLADTNDLNNSDAGSDDQMSTDGESEGNVDGGSDGAEDEDGGQEEEAEEGNANAGWAEAMAKILGKQTLNSKTTILVKNKEMDKVKAKERQEQLERKEKTDKKRAWEMMCREKPNLVKDREAEKALQRIATRGVVQLFNAVRMHQKNVDNKVKEAGGSERKKAKILSSVSKKDFIDVLRKTEGGSRVPIKC; translated from the exons ATGGCCGCTGTGGTGGGTACGCATGTGCGGATCATGGGAGATAGCG ATTATACAGACTCTCATTTGGCGGACACAAATGATCTGAATAACTCAGATGCGGGGAGTGATGATCAAATGTCAACTGATGGAGAATCTGAGGGAAATGTTGATGGAGGGAGTGACGGTGCAGAGGATGAAGATGGAGGTCAGGAGGAGGAGGCTGAAGAAGGCAATGCCAATGCTGGCTGGGCAGAGGCAATGGCCAAGATCTTGGGGAAGCAAACCCTCAACAGCAAAACCACCATCTTagtgaaaaacaaagaaatggacAAGGTGAAGGCAAAAGAAAGACAGGAGCAGTTGGAGAGGAAGGAAAAG ACTGACAAGAAGCGAGCATGGGAGATGATGTGCAGAGAGAAACCTAATCTAGTGAAGGACCGCGAGGCAGAAAAAGCTCTGCAGAGAATTGCAACTAG AGGAGTggtgcagctgtttaatgcagTGAGAATGCACCAGAAGAATGTTGATAACAAGGTGAAGGAGGCTGGTGGCTCAGAGAGGAAGAAGGCAAAAATACTTTCCTCTGTTTCCAAAAAAGACTTCATCGACGTGCTACGGAAAACAGAAGGTGGCAGCAGAGTTCCAATCAAATGCTGA